From Streptomyces sp. NBC_00690, a single genomic window includes:
- a CDS encoding SDR family NAD(P)-dependent oxidoreductase produces MNAVSAPESTTYDSVSRGRDFAVRDRVVVITGGGQGIGREYAREFAAAGAITVIAEINGDSARKVAAEIARAGGTALAVETDVSDPESVEALVESVVREYGRVDVLINNAAIFSSLAMRPFDEIPLDEWDAVLGVNVTGAFLCARAVAPHMRQAGWGRIVNIVSGAVPLGVKNYLHYVTSKAALVGMTNSLARELGSHGITVNAVQPGGTFTEVPRETVTEEGKARLIAAQCIQREEVPMDLVGLVLFLSTPAAAFITGQTIACDGGLTHT; encoded by the coding sequence ATGAACGCAGTCAGCGCACCGGAGTCCACCACCTATGACAGCGTCTCGCGCGGACGTGACTTCGCCGTACGCGACCGGGTCGTCGTCATCACCGGCGGCGGCCAGGGCATAGGCCGCGAGTACGCACGGGAGTTCGCCGCGGCAGGGGCCATCACGGTGATCGCGGAGATCAACGGGGACTCCGCCCGCAAGGTCGCCGCGGAGATAGCCCGTGCAGGTGGCACAGCCCTCGCGGTGGAGACGGATGTCTCCGATCCCGAATCCGTGGAGGCGCTCGTCGAGTCGGTCGTCCGGGAGTACGGACGTGTCGATGTGCTGATCAACAATGCGGCCATCTTCTCCAGTCTCGCGATGCGCCCGTTCGATGAGATTCCCCTCGACGAGTGGGACGCGGTGCTCGGTGTCAATGTGACCGGCGCCTTCCTCTGTGCCCGCGCCGTCGCCCCGCATATGCGGCAGGCGGGCTGGGGACGGATCGTGAACATCGTCTCGGGCGCAGTGCCCCTGGGAGTCAAGAACTACCTCCACTACGTGACGTCGAAGGCCGCCCTCGTCGGTATGACCAACTCCCTCGCCAGGGAGTTGGGCAGCCACGGCATCACGGTCAACGCGGTACAGCCCGGTGGGACGTTCACCGAGGTACCGCGCGAGACGGTCACCGAGGAGGGCAAAGCACGGCTCATCGCCGCCCAGTGCATCCAGCGCGAGGAAGTGCCGATGGACCTCGTCGGCCTGGTGCTGTTCCTGAGCACCCCAGCAGCCGCCTTCATCACCGGGCAGACCATCGCCTGCGACGGCGGCCTCACCCACACCTGA
- a CDS encoding aldehyde dehydrogenase family protein: protein MTSLPQPPHHELWLGGADRPAASGAVFERFSPFDGTLAGVFADGDEADAARAVGLARDAFDEGPWPTAPARVRFQVLSATARLLTEHSAAVAERMVLESGKPVTLALGEVAAAARCLDYYAGLALSAEGSAVSDRNPDALGLVLREPVGVAALITAWNFPLLGVVCKLAPALAAGCTVVAKPSHLCPGPALLLARFLTEAGLPDGVFNVVTSQRERGAVVGRHFSASPKIDKIAFTGSTASGRDVMRSAAVNTKRVALELGGKSANIVFPDAPFEDAALTALTAFTFNSGQQCSAGSRLLLHRDIHDEFLAALTQHARAQVLGDPRDPATTMGPLVSEQQRERVLGYIDLGRSEAHLVTGGGIPNDPALKQGHFVEPTVFDQVDNSSRLAQEEVFGPVLAVIPFETEEEAVALANDSAYGLAGGVWTRSLDTAIRVAKGIRTGKVFVNSYNTAGIDDMPHGGYKDSGTGREFGHIGLEEFQELKTVQILLR from the coding sequence ATGACGTCCCTGCCCCAACCCCCTCACCACGAACTCTGGCTCGGCGGCGCCGACCGCCCCGCCGCGTCCGGCGCCGTTTTCGAACGGTTCAGCCCCTTCGACGGCACCCTCGCCGGTGTCTTCGCGGACGGTGACGAAGCGGATGCGGCCCGAGCCGTGGGCCTCGCCCGCGACGCCTTCGACGAAGGACCCTGGCCCACCGCTCCCGCCCGCGTCCGCTTCCAGGTACTGAGCGCAACAGCCAGGCTGCTGACCGAACACTCCGCCGCGGTGGCCGAGCGCATGGTCCTGGAGTCCGGTAAGCCGGTCACCCTGGCGCTCGGTGAAGTGGCCGCCGCCGCACGGTGTCTGGACTACTATGCCGGGCTCGCCCTGTCAGCCGAGGGTTCGGCGGTCAGCGACCGCAACCCGGATGCGCTCGGACTCGTCCTGCGCGAACCGGTCGGTGTCGCCGCACTCATCACGGCCTGGAACTTCCCGCTGCTCGGTGTGGTGTGCAAGCTGGCTCCGGCACTGGCCGCGGGGTGCACCGTCGTCGCCAAGCCCTCGCACCTCTGCCCCGGGCCCGCACTGCTCCTCGCCCGCTTCCTCACCGAGGCGGGACTGCCCGACGGGGTCTTCAACGTCGTCACCTCACAGCGGGAGCGCGGTGCGGTCGTGGGCCGGCACTTCTCCGCATCGCCGAAGATCGACAAGATCGCGTTCACCGGTTCGACCGCCAGCGGTCGGGACGTGATGCGGTCAGCGGCCGTCAACACCAAGCGGGTCGCCCTCGAACTCGGGGGCAAGTCGGCGAACATCGTGTTCCCCGACGCGCCCTTCGAGGATGCGGCACTGACCGCGCTCACCGCCTTCACGTTCAACAGCGGCCAGCAGTGCTCCGCCGGCAGCAGGCTGTTGCTCCACCGCGACATCCACGACGAGTTCCTCGCGGCGCTCACCCAACACGCCCGCGCCCAGGTGCTCGGCGATCCGCGGGACCCCGCGACCACCATGGGTCCGCTGGTGAGTGAACAGCAGCGTGAGCGCGTACTCGGCTACATCGATCTCGGACGCTCCGAGGCCCATCTCGTCACCGGTGGCGGGATTCCCAACGACCCGGCCCTCAAGCAGGGGCACTTCGTGGAACCGACCGTGTTCGACCAGGTGGACAACTCCTCGCGCCTCGCGCAGGAGGAGGTCTTCGGACCGGTCCTCGCGGTGATCCCGTTCGAGACCGAGGAAGAAGCCGTCGCGCTCGCCAACGACAGCGCCTACGGACTCGCCGGAGGCGTCTGGACGCGCTCCTTGGACACGGCGATCCGGGTGGCGAAGGGCATCCGCACCGGCAAGGTCTTCGTGAACAGCTACAACACGGCGGGCATCGACGACATGCCGCACGGGGGCTACAAGGACAGCGGCACCGGCCGCGAGTTCGGACACATCGGTCTGGAGGAGTTCCAGGAGCTCAAGACCGTCCAGATCCTGCTGCGGTGA